A region from the Drosophila mauritiana strain mau12 chromosome 2L, ASM438214v1, whole genome shotgun sequence genome encodes:
- the LOC117135302 gene encoding dedicator of cytokinesis protein 9 isoform X1, which translates to MERKFTRGLNKLGSAVQMRENVSQLVRESAVLNKPLVVEPIDFEAFIAKNKTVIQNDPQRELLIYPTDDVSEIIMPRKQRTNAKSVADRFDPPNEAIVCPLHGPSMITNGNGHSQVSRQGSIQSNGSHHNGNGNGHTSSSSSSSLSNSNGHGQLSRKSSQCSNGSSSHKDSSYESALSSITLRSNLAQPEEVDEFADDGNGEDLVDGQPHGSRAECTRFTRQALYTYRAKNHLIHYKYNAYGGNCHDLPSISPAEELVEEVYEIDADQDRIDEQMTRSQADTITKQGYLLKGPDSASDRMFANIGNKSFKRRYCYLRQEIDGTYILELHKDEKQGEAKATIVMDFCTDVVQNPKRGRFCFELRMTTGHKSFTLAAENEQDFKDWLSKISSVLAQNRAQEEKRNASLERHPSIGSNPSPQLQPPAMDPPTFGTLKGLDQSLHPQLMKYGRETDHSIALARREQRRRLFACYQSPVKGSGSDNVEQYREHFGTRLLLTCHNLRFRLQCIPQDEGSAGGVEQQVEPYITSLALFDAKANRKLSENFYFNVNEQWAAQLLPNTPVPSSVAGCGVPRKSAEGDERSSACQAPHSLFDGVSAELLRSNRQQFQQLRQCLLSVTAPHADIYLVVRIEKILQSGIAQVAEPYLKAGKDPKLGQKVYKAAKSYAQHIGHYRQPFAWAARPLFKQYSHELDVDPKREFEFSPIYRQEIPKLKDEELLKLLVDYRKPEKLSKLTIIPGSLKMQMQFLDQTTPCGLSKSLAPLSTFSPSSKQPPTVEVAEFQSQSERDAHPYTSFCNHLYVYPLSLQFDSQKLFSRARNITVVVELRDGDGEYSKPLKCIYGRPGQDLLVSQIACPVLHHNVTPTWYEEIKLRLPLGLFPEHHLLFSFYHVSCNLSKKRDAHAAFETPIGYAWLPLLQKNRICLEEQQLPVAATLPVGYLSIQPLGWGKGQNCGPDIQWIDNQRNLYTVGLRMDSTVLTADQHLHNFFGHCERLLEGGKTGAVPAETETCKILKAAHAIDMKSLINYLPTVLNELFTLLVHTQSEEIGLNVIRLITNIIHLISDQAKRSDLLGAYVKYVFHAPYYSQQTARQRTVHGELCRHLPYLLNPSNPDFLIVNKFMRYSSIFFDLIIKSMAQHLLATGRIRMLRNERFPKEYGDRVEQLIKALMPYITTRFEDLSEETHLLNRSLAKFVRQCLSYMDRGFVFRLIRCYMGEFSPGNPRILHEYKFNFLQEICQHEHYVPLNLPFVLNPKNRPPEMMQHFTLSEQFCRQHFLSGLLLQELKSSLNEVGHVRRHALGIFKDLLAKHELDNRYQQKGQLSRIALLYVPWLGVVMDNIHRIDDLSESGACTPNGHVYADSASYTKRLSCSSSYVFSKDSSTFGSLTSTPRSKNRLTMHCDQASPYRTSVHMKEHNYLAAIAGQPISNGISNLSLNSNTDSGHSQDTTTIGAYTNGDTDVALRNGHNRSVSVTHAQILSRCDKFSSVESKDLLLGFLFIIKHLSQEQMVGWWQNCNESETLQFLSILDLCLLQFRYVGKKSVVIPTETRQGRLAKANTLPARTQPPTGLENGSQEQQPSSGTLNQTREHLLEDMDTLARSQLALYESNLATEVGMIILDCLGLYVLQFRQLLADSLVLPKVARVYLRFLQLGQSERLSKHVFAALRAFINNYAVALFKGNAMLCGQMVYELLKACDSRLVEIRHESCAVLYLLMRSNFEFSGRKTLTRVHLQVIISVSQMIGNVIGLNNARFQESLSIINSYANSDKAMKGTGFPMEVKDLTRRVRTVLMATAQMQAHHMDPERLLELQYSLANSYASTPELRHTWLVTMARNHEQNGNLSEAACCHLHIAALMCEYLRLKGGCTLSWSSTAFGKISTNIPLDEQGLKLDAGAQDSQYTEQMLLEQLKLCADFLDRAERFECLGELYKLILPMYERDRSYQDLAHCYEHLTQAYNKIVEVNRSGKRMLGRFYRVVFYGLMYFEEDHAIEFVYKEPKLTSLSEISERLAKQYKEKFGADVVKMIMDSSPVKVDELDAKLAYIQVTHVIPFFSKDELDQRLNEFEQNHDVDTFMYETPFTKSGAARGSVEEQWKRKTVIKTQYSFPYVLKRIPVKSREIIELSPIEVAIDEMQSKVSELEEIILPPADVKKLQLRLQGSVAVTVNAGPLAYAHAFLDAKVVNNFSMDRVGDLKDVFRDFIVVCQKALFLNERIISADQKEYHHVLKENYEKLCQALSELLDDESFQPLGDDADSINQRNSMALFNAISGASHNSRPYFVDQNTSNSTHHHSSHINTQNSTHHS; encoded by the exons AACAAGCCACTCGTGGTGGAGCCGATCGATTTTGAAGCCTTTAtagccaaaaataaaactgtTATCCAAAATGATCCGCAGAGGGAGCTACTCATCTATCCCACAGATGATGTATCG GAGATTATCATGCCCCGCAAGCAGCGAACCAATGCCAAATCTGTGGCAGACAGATTCGATCCTCCCAATGAGGCGATTGTGTGTCCCCTTCATGGTCCTTCCATGATAACGAATGGAAATGGACACAGTCAAGTGAGTCGGCAGGGTAGCATACAGTCGAATGGTAGCCACCACAACGGAAATGGTAATGGGCAcacaagcagcagcagtagcagcagcttGAGCAATTCCAATGGACACGGTCAACTCTCCAGAAAGAGTTCACAGTGCTCGAATGGCTCCTCCAGTCACAAGGATTCCTCCTATGAGTCAGCCCTGTCGTCGATTACACTCCGATCGAATTTGGCTCAGCCGGAGGAGGTGGATGAGTTTGCGGACGATGGAAACGGCGAGGATTTAGTCGATGGACAGCCTCACGGTTCCAGGGCTGAGTGCACCCGATTCACACGGCAGGCTCTCTACACATACAGGGCTAAGAATCACTTGATCCACTATAAATATAATGCCTACGGTGGAAACTGTCACGATCTACCCAG CATATCGCCTGCTGAGGAATTGGTGGAAGAGGTCTACGAAATCGATGCGGATCAGGATCGGATTGACGAGCAGATGACTCGCTCACAGGCGGACACCATTACCAAGCAGGGATATCTGCTAAAAGGGCCCGATTCGGCCTCAGATCGGATGTTTGCCAATATCGGCAATAAATCGTTTAAACGACGCTACTGCTATCTGCGACAAGAGATAGATGGAACATATATATTGGAACTGCACAAGGACGAGAAACAGGGCGAAGCCAAAGCCACAATAGTAATGGACTTTTGCACAGATGTAGTTCAG AATCCCAAACGTGGTCGCTTTTGTTTCGAGCTCCGCATGACGACGGGTCATAAATCCTTCACCTTGGCTGCCGAAAACGAACAGGACTTTAAGGACTGGCTCAGCAAGATTTCATCGGTTTTGGCCCAAAATCGCGCACAAGAGGAGAAGCGAAATGCTTCACTGGAGCGTCACCCATCTATTGGCTCGAATCCAAGCCCACAGCTCCAGCCACCCGCAATGGACCCCCCTACCTTTGGCACTTTGAAGGGCTTAGATCAATCACTCCATCCCCAATTGATGAAGTATGGACGAGAAACGGATCACTCGATTGCTTTGGCAAGAAGGGAACAGCGACGCCGCCTGTTTGCCTGCTATCAGTCGCCAGTCAAGGGCAGCGGTAGCGATAATGTAGAGCAGTATCGAGAGCACTTTGGCACACGGTTACTGCTCACCTGTCACAACCTGCGTTTCCGGCTGCAGTGCATTCCCCAGGACGAGGGCTCCGCGGGTGGAGTCGAACAGCAGGTGGAACCCTATATCACCAGCCTGGCCTTATTCGACGCCAAGGCAAACCGAAAGTTAAGCGAGAACTTTTACTTCAATGTCAATGAGCAGTGGGCAGCCCAATTATTACCGAATACCCCGGTACCTTCGTCAGTCGCTGGTTGTGGAGTTCCTAGAAAGTCCGCGGAGGGCGATGAAAGGAGCTCTGCTTGCCAGGCACCACATTCCCTGTTCGATGGAGTGTCTGCCGAGCTGTTGCGATCCAATCGACAGCAATTTCAGCAACTGAGGCAATGTCTGCTTTCCGTGACAGCTCCACATGCCGATATATATTTG GTTGTGCGCATAGAAAAAATACTGCAATCAGGAATAGCTCAGGTTGCCGAACCGTATCTCAAAGCTGGCAAGGATCCAAAGCTAGGCCAAAAAGTCTACAAAGCGGCGAAGAGCTATGCTCAACATATTGGACATTACCGGCAGCCTTTTGCCTGGGCAGCAAGACCGCTCTTCAAACAATACAGTCACGAATTGGATGTAGATCCCAAAAGGGAGTTTGAGTTCAGTCCCATTTATCGCCAGGAGATACCCAAACTGAAAGATGAGGAACTTCTTAAGCTTTTGGTCGATTATCGCAAACCTGAAAAACTGAGCAAACTAACAATTATTCCTGGCAGTCTTaagatgcagatgcagttcCTTGACCAAACCACACCTTGCGGCTTAAGCAAATCGCTGGCACCCTTGTCCACCTTTAGCCCATCTTCCAAGCAACCGCCCACTGTAGAAGTGGCCGAATTCCAAAGCCAAAGTGAACGGGATGCACACCCTTATACGAGTTTCTGTAACCACCTCTATGTGTACCCACTGAGTTTGCAATTCGACAGCCAGAAACTGTTCTCAAGAGCCAGGAATATTACGGTCGTGGTGGAGCTGCGTGATGGCGATGGGGAGTACAGCAAACCATTAAAg TGCATATATGGTCGCCCTGGTCAGGATCTTTTAGTGTCCCAGATTGCCTGCCCGGTGCTGCATCACAATGTAACGCCCACCTGGTACGAGGAAATCAAGCTACGTCTACCGCTGGGACTATTTCCGGAACACCACCTGCTCTTTTCCTTTTACCATGTGTCATGTAATCTCAGCAAGAAAAGGGATGCGCATGCGGCGTTCGAAACACCTATTGGCTATGCCTGGTTGCCATTGCTTCAGAAGAATCGGATATGCCTGGAGGAACAACAGCTTCCGGTGGCTGCCACATTGCCAGTCGGCTATCTATCTATCCAACCCTTGGGATGGGGCAAAGGG CAGAACTGCGGTCCGGATATCCAGTGGATCGACAATCAGAGAAATTTATATACGGTGGGACTGCGTATGGATTCCACGGTTCTGACTGCCGATCAGCACTTGCACAACTTTTTTGGACACTGTGAAAGATTGCTGGAGGGGGGCAAAACTGGAGCAGTGccagcggaaacggaaacctGCAAGATCTTGAAAGCTGCCCACGCCATTGATATGAAATCGTTGATTAACTATTTACCCACGGTTCTCAATGAGCTGTTTACTCTGCTAGTTCACACTCAGTCGGAAGAAATCGGCTTGAATGTAATCCGCTTGATTACAAACATCATCCATTTGATCAGTGATCAGGCGAAAAGATCCGATCTGTTGGGAGCCTATGTGAAATACGTATTTCACGCACCCTACTACAGCCAACAAACTGCTAGGCAAAGGACGGTTCATGGAGAACTCTGCAGGCATTTGCCCTACCTCCTTAATCCTAGCAATCCGGATTTCCTCATCGTCAACAAGTTCATGAGATACTCGTCGATATTCTTTGATCTGATTATAAAAAGCATGGCTCAGCACTTGTTGGCCACCGGTAGGATTCGAATGCTCCGCAACGAGCGGTTTCCCAAGGAATATGGTGATCGTGTGGAACAGTTGATTAAGGCACTAATGCCCTACATAACAACACGATTTGAGGATTTAAGTGAAGAAACTCATTTGTTGAATCGATCTTTGGCCAAGTTTGTTCGCCAGTGTCTGAGCTACATGGACCGAGGATTTGTCTTTCGCTTGATCCGCTGTTATATGGGAGAATTTTCGCCTGGTAATCCGCGGATACTTCACGAATACAAGTTCAACTTTCTGCAGGAGATCTGCCAGCATGAGCATTATGTGCCACTTAATCTACCATTTGTTTTGAATCCAAAGAACAGACCTCCGGAGATGATGCAGCACTTCACTCTTTCCGAACAATTCTGTAGGCAACATTTTCTATCCGGGCTGCTACTCCAGGAATTGAAAAGTAGCCTCAATGAAGTGGGCCATGTGAGGAGACATGCGCTTGGCATTTTCAAAGATCTCTTGGCCAAACACGAGTTGGATAACCGATATCAGCAGAAGGGTCAGCTCTCAAGGATTGCCCTGCTCTATGTTCCGTGGTTGGGCGTCGTGATGGACAACATCCATCGTATTGATGATTTATCGGAGTCTGGAGCTTGTACGCCCAATGGACACGTTTATGCGGACTCCGCTTCCTATACTAAGCGCTTGAGTTGTTCAAGTAGCTATGTGTTCAGCAAGGACTCTTCCACTTTTGGCTCTTTGACGTCCACGCCGCGTTCAAAGAATCGTCTGACTATGCACTGTGATCAAGCGAGTCCATACCGCACCTCGGTTCACATGAAGGAGCACAACTATCTGGCCGCTATCGCTGGACAACCCATTAGCAATGGGATCTCAAATCTCTCACTAAATTCAAATACGGACTCGGGG CACTCTCAGGACACCACCACAATAGGAGCCTATACGAATGGAGACACAGATGTGGCCCTACGAAATGGGCACAATCGCTCAGTGAGCGTTACCCATGCACAGATCCTGTCCCGCTGCGATAAGTTCAGTTCTGTGGAAAGCAAGGATCTTCTCCTGGGCTTTCTTTTCATCATCAAACACCTTTCACAAGAGCAAATGGTTGGTTGGTGGCAAAACTGCAATGAATCCGAGACTCTGCAGTTTCTCTCCATTCTGGATCTCTGCCTGCTGCAATTTCGATATGTGGGCAAGAAAAGTGTAGTGATACCTACAGAAACCCGTCAGGGGCGTTTGGCCAAGGCCAACACACTTCCAGCTAGGACTCAACCACCCACAGGCTTGGAAAACGGAAGTCAGGAACAGCAGCCATCAAGTGGAACCCTGAATCAAACCCGGGAACACCTATTAGAGGACATGGATACCCTAGCTAGAAGTCAGTTGGCTCTCTATGAATCGAATTTGGCCACCGAAGTGGGCATGATTATTTTGGACTGCTTAGGGCTGTATGTTCTGCAGTTCAGACAACTTTTGGCCGATAGTTTAGTCCTGCCCAAGGTGGCCAGAGTTTACCTGAGATTCCTGCAGTTGGGTCAATCAGAAAGGCTCTCAAAACACGTATTTGCAGCTCTGCGAGCATTTATTAACAACTATGCAGTGGCCCTTTTCAAAGGAAATGCCATGTTGTGTGGTCAGATGGTTTATGAGCTACTTAAAGCCTGCGATAGTCGCTTAGTGGAGATTCGCCACGAATCATGCGCTGTTTTATATCTTCTCATGCGCAGTAACTTCGAATTCAGTGGCCGAAAAACCCTAACCCGCGTGCACTTGCAAGTTATTATCTCAGTATCCCAGATGATTGGCAACGTAATTGGACTGAACAATGCTAGATTCCAAGAAAGCTTGTCAATCATCAATAGCTATGCGAATAGCGACAAGGCGATGAAGGGCACAGGCTTTCCTATGGAGGTCAAAGACCTAACGCGTCGAGTGCGTACTGTACTTATGGCCACTGCCCAAATGCAGGCTCATCATATGGATCCTGAAAGATTGCTGGAACTGCAGTATTCCCTGGCCAATTCGTATGCCTCCACACCAGAGCTTCGCCATACTTGGTTAGTGACCATGGCCAGAAATCACGAGCAGAATGGGAACCTGTCGGAGGCTGCCTGTTGCCATCTCCACATTGCTGCTTTAATGTGCGAATATCTCCGATTAAAAGGAGGTTGCACTCTTAGTTGGTCATCCACTGCATTCGGAAAGATATCAACGAATATACCCCTAGATGAGCAAGGTCTCAAACTGGATGCCGGTGCTCAGGATTCCCAGTACACCGAACAAATGCTTCTGGAGCAGCTTAAGCTATGTGCTGACTTCTTGGACCGCGCTGAAAGATTTGAGTGCCTTGGAGAGCTCTACAAACTCATCCTGCCCATGTACGAAAGAGATCGTAGTTACCAGGACCTGGCACACTGCTATGAGCATCTCACACAAGCTTATAATAAAATAGTTGAAGTGAATCGCTCAGGAAAGAGAATGTTGGGTCGCTTTTATAGGGTTGTATTTTATGGATTG ATGTACTTTGAAGAAGATCATGCCATCGAGTTTGTGTACAAGGAGCCCAAGCTAACATCACTCAGCGAAATCTCTGAGCGACTGGCCAAACAGTACAAGGAAAAGTTTGGAGCAGATGTTGTTAAGATGATCATGGATTCGTCACCG GTTAAAGTTGACGAACTAGATGCCAAACTTGCCTACATACAGGTCACCCATGTGATTCCTTTCTTCTCCAAGGACGAGCTAGACCAAAGGCTAAATGAATTCGAGCAGAATCATGATGTGGACACTTTTATGTACGAGACTCCGTTCACCAAATCGGGTGCAGCCCGTGGCAGCGTAGAAGAACAATGGAAGCGCAAGACGGTTATAAAAA CTCAATACTCCTTCCCATATGTTCTTAAACGTATACCCGTCAAATCCCGTGAAATCATAGAACTGAGCCCCATTGAGGTGGCCATCGATGAAATGCAATCCAAGGTTTCAGAGCTGGAAGAGATCATTCTCCCACCGGCCGATGTGAAGAAGTTGCAGCTGCGTCTGCAGGGAAGTGTGGCGGTGACTGTAAATGCTGGTCCTTTGGCATACGCTCATGCCTTTCTCGATGCAAAGGTGGTTAACAACTTCTCAATGGATCGCGTCGGAGATCTAAAGGATGTTTTTCG CGACTTCATTGTGGTGTGTCAGAAGGCCCTGTTCCTCAACGAGCGAATCATCAGCGCTGACCAGAAGGAGTACCACCATGTGCTCAAGGAGAACTACGAGAAGCTGTGCCAGGCGCTCAGT